Proteins encoded within one genomic window of Variovorax sp. OAS795:
- the mutM gene encoding bifunctional DNA-formamidopyrimidine glycosylase/DNA-(apurinic or apyrimidinic site) lyase: protein MPELPEVEVTRRGFAERIAGARIDAVRIGKPLRWALMVAPEALVGRRVLQVRRRGKYLLIDLDRGLLLLHLGMSGSLRFDMALPAPGVHDHFDLVTDRGTLRLNDPRRFGAVVYVEDEAAPWAIKLLGGLGMEPLGDAFDLDAFHAGLRKRRTAVKQVLLAGDVVVGVGNIYASEALFQAGIRPTLSAARISRPRAARLHAAVREILARAVEKGGSTLRDFSNVDGQNGYFQLEATVYGRAGEPCRVCATPIRLLRQGQRSTYYCPNCQK from the coding sequence ATGCCTGAGCTTCCCGAAGTCGAAGTCACGCGGCGCGGTTTTGCCGAACGCATTGCCGGTGCGCGCATCGATGCGGTCCGCATCGGCAAGCCTCTGCGGTGGGCGCTCATGGTCGCGCCCGAGGCACTGGTTGGCCGACGGGTGCTGCAGGTGCGCCGGCGCGGCAAGTACCTGCTGATCGACCTGGACCGGGGCCTGCTCCTGCTGCACCTGGGCATGTCGGGCAGCCTGCGCTTCGATATGGCGCTTCCCGCGCCCGGGGTCCACGACCATTTCGACCTGGTGACCGACCGCGGCACGCTGCGCCTCAACGACCCGCGCCGCTTCGGTGCCGTGGTCTACGTCGAGGACGAGGCCGCGCCTTGGGCCATCAAGCTGCTCGGCGGCCTCGGCATGGAGCCGCTGGGCGACGCATTCGACCTGGATGCCTTCCATGCCGGGCTCCGCAAGCGCCGCACTGCGGTGAAGCAGGTGCTGCTCGCGGGCGACGTGGTGGTGGGCGTGGGCAATATCTATGCGTCGGAGGCCCTGTTCCAGGCGGGCATTCGGCCGACGCTCTCGGCCGCGCGCATCAGCCGGCCGCGGGCCGCCAGGCTGCATGCCGCGGTGCGCGAGATACTCGCCAGGGCGGTGGAGAAGGGCGGCAGCACCCTGCGCGACTTCTCCAATGTCGATGGGCAGAACGGCTACTTCCAGCTCGAGGCGACGGTCTACGGCCGTGCCGGCGAGCCCTGTCGGGTCTGCGCAACGCCCATCCGGCTGCTGCGCCAGGGGCAGCGTTCGACTTACTATTGCCCCAACTGTCAAAAATAG
- the rpoZ gene encoding DNA-directed RNA polymerase subunit omega, translating into MARITVEDCLLQIPNRFQLVLAATYRARMLSQGHAPKIESKNKPAVTALREIAEGKIGIEMLKKVPG; encoded by the coding sequence ATGGCCCGCATCACCGTCGAAGATTGCCTGCTTCAGATCCCCAACCGCTTCCAGCTGGTGCTGGCCGCCACGTACCGTGCGCGCATGCTGAGCCAAGGTCACGCGCCCAAGATCGAGAGCAAGAACAAGCCCGCCGTGACCGCCCTGCGCGAGATCGCCGAAGGCAAGATCGGCATCGAAATGCTCAAGAAGGTGCCGGGCTGA
- a CDS encoding bifunctional (p)ppGpp synthetase/guanosine-3',5'-bis(diphosphate) 3'-pyrophosphohydrolase, whose amino-acid sequence MSAVAKHQSHAPSGTPKPSPAALNAAAASFAALTARLDYLSPEDTELVRRAYRFADEAHLGQLRNSGEPYITHPIAVAAQCAEWKLDAQALMAALLHDAIEDCGVTKPELIERFGAPVAELVDGLTKLDKLQFNTREENQAESFRKMLLAMARDVRVILVKLADRTHNMRTLDDAPREKWARISRETLEIYAPIAHRLGLNQTYRELQELSFRHLKPWRYATLSKAVARARGRRRDLIQKVQREVESAFANANMTLRIAGREKTLYSIYRKMEEKHLSFAQVTDIYGFRLIVPNVIACYTGLGILHQMYKPLPGKFKDHIAIAKLNGYQSLHTTLVGPAGVNVEFQLRTEAMHVVAESGVAAHWLYKAAEPNAASNDRLGTKWLQSLLDIQDETRDAAEFWDHVKVDLFPDAVYVFTPKSQILALPRGATVVDFAYAIHSNIGDHTSAARINGDQVPLRTELKNGDVVEVITAPVSTPNPAWLGFVRTGRARSKIRHYLKTLAHAESEGLGEKLLAQALRAEGLSKLPADDAEHQPLWEKLLRFTGNRTRAELLTDIGLGKRIASIVAKRLVAMLSELGERPDALLLSRERFISHETISQGAVTLDGSENSSVRFALCCRPIPGDEIVGYLGHGEGLVVHTESCGVGQRLRHKDSERFFAVEWADEPTRAFETGVVITVRNDKGVLARVAATLADAEADITHVEMADETPQDSTDLRFVIAVRDRTHLDAVLRAARRTASVLTAARTVPAP is encoded by the coding sequence ATGAGTGCGGTCGCCAAACATCAGTCCCATGCCCCTTCGGGCACGCCAAAGCCGAGCCCGGCGGCGCTGAATGCGGCCGCCGCAAGCTTTGCCGCGCTGACGGCCCGGCTCGACTACCTGAGCCCCGAAGACACCGAACTGGTCCGCCGCGCCTACCGTTTTGCCGACGAGGCCCACCTGGGCCAGCTACGCAACAGCGGCGAGCCCTACATTACGCACCCGATTGCCGTGGCGGCGCAATGCGCCGAATGGAAGCTCGATGCGCAGGCCCTCATGGCCGCCCTGCTGCACGACGCGATTGAGGACTGCGGGGTGACCAAGCCGGAGCTGATCGAGCGCTTTGGCGCTCCGGTGGCCGAACTGGTCGACGGGCTCACCAAGCTCGACAAGCTGCAGTTCAATACCCGCGAAGAGAACCAGGCCGAATCGTTCCGCAAGATGCTGCTGGCGATGGCACGCGACGTGCGCGTCATCCTGGTCAAGCTGGCCGACCGCACGCACAACATGCGCACGCTGGACGATGCGCCGCGCGAAAAATGGGCCCGCATCTCGCGCGAAACGCTCGAGATCTACGCACCCATCGCGCACCGGCTGGGCCTGAACCAGACCTACCGCGAGCTGCAGGAACTGTCTTTCCGCCATTTGAAACCGTGGCGCTACGCCACGCTGTCCAAGGCCGTGGCCAGGGCCCGGGGCCGGCGCCGCGACCTGATCCAGAAGGTGCAGCGCGAGGTCGAGTCCGCCTTTGCCAACGCCAACATGACGCTGCGCATCGCGGGGCGCGAGAAAACGCTCTATTCCATCTACCGCAAGATGGAAGAAAAACACCTGAGCTTTGCCCAGGTGACCGACATCTACGGCTTCCGCCTGATCGTGCCGAACGTGATCGCCTGCTACACCGGCCTGGGCATCCTGCACCAGATGTACAAGCCGCTGCCGGGCAAGTTCAAGGATCACATCGCGATCGCCAAGCTCAACGGCTACCAGTCGCTGCACACCACGCTGGTGGGCCCGGCCGGCGTGAACGTGGAGTTTCAATTGCGCACCGAGGCCATGCACGTGGTGGCCGAATCAGGCGTGGCGGCGCACTGGCTCTACAAGGCCGCGGAACCCAATGCGGCCAGCAACGACAGGCTCGGCACCAAGTGGCTGCAGTCGCTGCTCGACATCCAGGACGAAACCCGCGACGCCGCCGAATTCTGGGACCACGTCAAGGTCGACCTGTTCCCGGACGCGGTCTACGTGTTCACGCCCAAGAGCCAGATCCTCGCCCTTCCGCGCGGCGCCACGGTGGTCGACTTTGCCTACGCCATCCACAGCAACATCGGCGACCACACCTCGGCCGCACGCATCAACGGCGACCAGGTGCCGCTGCGCACCGAGCTGAAGAACGGCGACGTGGTCGAGGTGATCACCGCGCCGGTGTCGACGCCCAACCCGGCCTGGCTCGGCTTCGTGCGAACCGGCCGGGCGCGCTCCAAGATCCGCCACTATTTGAAGACGCTGGCCCATGCCGAATCCGAAGGCCTGGGCGAGAAGCTGCTGGCCCAGGCGCTGCGCGCCGAAGGCCTGAGCAAGCTGCCGGCCGACGATGCCGAACACCAGCCGCTGTGGGAAAAACTGCTGCGCTTCACGGGCAACCGGACCCGCGCCGAACTGCTGACCGACATCGGCCTGGGCAAGCGGATTGCCAGCATCGTGGCCAAACGCCTCGTGGCCATGCTGTCTGAACTTGGCGAGCGGCCGGACGCCCTGCTGCTGAGCCGCGAACGCTTCATTTCGCACGAAACCATTTCGCAAGGCGCCGTCACGCTCGACGGCAGCGAGAACTCATCGGTGCGCTTTGCGCTGTGCTGCCGGCCCATCCCGGGCGACGAGATCGTCGGCTACCTGGGCCATGGCGAAGGGCTGGTGGTGCACACCGAAAGCTGCGGCGTGGGCCAGCGCCTGCGCCACAAGGACAGCGAGCGTTTCTTCGCAGTCGAATGGGCCGATGAACCCACCCGCGCCTTCGAGACCGGCGTGGTCATCACCGTGCGCAACGACAAGGGCGTGCTGGCCCGCGTGGCCGCAACGCTGGCCGATGCCGAAGCCGACATCACGCACGTCGAGATGGCCGACGAGACGCCGCAGGATTCGACCGACCTGCGCTTCGTGATCGCGGTGCGCGACCGGACCCACCTGGACGCCGTGCTGCGCGCCGCGCGCCGGACCGCCTCGGTGCTGACCGCCGCGCGCACCGTGCCTGCGCCCTGA
- the greB gene encoding transcription elongation factor GreB, producing MSKAFTKETDAESDDDGADGSVPALPSGSKNYITPAGYARLRDELLQLMDEERPKVVEAVHWAAKNGDRSENGDYLYGKKRLREIDRRIRFLTKRLEIAEVTDPSVHHGSDQVFFGATVRYVDETGNERSVTILGIDEAESAKAQVSWISPIARALLKSREGDVVKLVTPGGTHEVELLSVSYPAPGTSAA from the coding sequence GTGAGCAAGGCATTCACCAAGGAAACCGACGCCGAGAGCGACGACGACGGCGCGGACGGCAGCGTTCCCGCGCTGCCCAGCGGCAGCAAGAACTACATCACGCCGGCAGGGTATGCGCGGCTGCGCGACGAATTGCTCCAGCTGATGGACGAAGAGCGCCCCAAGGTCGTGGAGGCCGTGCACTGGGCTGCCAAGAACGGTGACCGTTCGGAGAACGGCGACTACCTCTATGGCAAGAAGCGGCTGCGCGAGATCGATCGGCGCATCCGCTTTCTCACCAAGCGGCTCGAGATTGCCGAGGTCACCGACCCGTCGGTGCACCATGGCAGCGACCAGGTCTTTTTTGGCGCCACCGTGCGCTACGTCGACGAAACCGGCAACGAACGCAGCGTGACGATCCTCGGCATCGACGAGGCGGAGAGCGCCAAGGCGCAGGTCAGCTGGATTTCTCCCATTGCGCGCGCGCTGCTCAAGTCACGCGAGGGCGACGTGGTGAAGCTCGTGACGCCGGGCGGCACGCACGAGGTCGAACTGCTGTCGGTCAGCTACCCGGCGCCGGGCACGAGCGCGGCATAG
- a CDS encoding dynamin family protein — protein MSRSFNQQLDQHGAWRSNFAHRLQWLTRWLTDNELLDQAVAERLRGLELQIRTSKVMVAFVAEFSRGKSELINAIFFAGYGRRIMPASAGRTTMCPTELGYDAAQAPKLRLLPIETRLEPHSLTHWREKPTRWTEIAIDVEDAGQLAQAMGKVAEVRWVSKDEAHALGFWNEETPDDNPVQDAEGRVEIPRWRHAILNMPHPLLEQGLVILDTPGLNAIGAEPELTVSLIPQAHAVVFILGAETGVTRSDLSIWREHLVTEGEGSDTRFVVLNKIDTMWDSLSTPAQIELQIERQREVAARFLEVPLVQVLPVSAQKGLQAKIQRDARLLDASRLPALETLLADGVLGKRETMLRLAVDAGMVALRAEAERILKVRQRDLSEQALELQGLRGKNISVIRHMRARIDQEQNEFEGSNTRILALRSVQGKLLREVYAVLGRTALKADMVRLSGALKRPGIKLNVRKVYGETFDSLRNNLREVQATTAEIQSMLHATFRQLNAEQGFTLQAPAEPDLSSFEQELSQIEQSHIHYLGVGNMLKLAQADFCDKLVRALASRLRLVNEAAMTEVERWSKGASAQIDAQLKERRRNFSKRIEAIERIQSAAGNLDERLLELSAQETSLSELHVRLQEFTSMITQQGRPAAAIGELRAA, from the coding sequence TTGAGCCGCTCCTTCAATCAACAACTCGATCAGCACGGCGCCTGGCGAAGCAATTTTGCGCATCGCCTCCAGTGGCTGACCCGCTGGCTGACCGACAACGAGCTGCTCGACCAGGCTGTGGCCGAGCGCCTGCGCGGCCTGGAGCTGCAGATCCGCACCAGCAAGGTCATGGTCGCGTTCGTGGCCGAGTTCTCGCGCGGCAAGTCGGAGCTGATCAACGCGATCTTCTTCGCGGGCTATGGGCGCCGCATCATGCCGGCCAGTGCCGGGCGCACGACGATGTGCCCGACCGAACTGGGCTATGACGCCGCGCAGGCGCCCAAGCTGCGGCTGCTGCCGATCGAAACCCGCCTGGAGCCCCATTCGCTCACGCACTGGCGCGAAAAACCCACGCGCTGGACCGAGATCGCCATCGACGTGGAAGACGCCGGGCAATTGGCCCAGGCCATGGGCAAGGTGGCCGAGGTGCGCTGGGTCAGCAAGGACGAGGCGCATGCGCTGGGCTTCTGGAACGAAGAAACGCCCGACGACAACCCGGTGCAGGACGCAGAAGGCCGGGTCGAGATCCCGCGCTGGCGCCATGCCATCCTGAACATGCCGCATCCCTTGCTGGAGCAGGGGCTGGTGATTCTCGACACCCCGGGGCTGAACGCCATCGGCGCCGAACCCGAACTCACCGTCAGCCTGATTCCGCAGGCGCACGCCGTGGTCTTCATCCTGGGGGCGGAAACCGGCGTGACGCGTTCCGACCTGTCCATCTGGCGCGAACACCTCGTCACCGAAGGCGAAGGCAGTGACACGCGGTTCGTGGTGCTCAACAAGATCGACACCATGTGGGACTCGCTCAGCACGCCCGCGCAGATCGAGCTGCAGATCGAGCGCCAGCGCGAAGTGGCGGCCAGGTTTCTCGAGGTCCCGCTGGTGCAGGTGCTGCCGGTGTCGGCGCAGAAGGGCCTGCAGGCAAAGATCCAGCGCGATGCCCGGCTGCTCGACGCGAGCCGCCTGCCGGCGCTCGAAACCCTGCTTGCCGACGGCGTGCTCGGCAAGCGCGAAACCATGCTCCGGCTCGCAGTGGATGCCGGCATGGTGGCGCTGCGGGCCGAGGCCGAGCGCATCCTGAAAGTGCGCCAGCGCGACCTGTCGGAGCAGGCGCTCGAACTGCAGGGCCTGCGCGGAAAGAACATCTCGGTCATACGCCACATGCGTGCGCGCATCGACCAGGAGCAGAACGAGTTCGAGGGCAGCAACACGCGCATCCTGGCGCTGCGCTCGGTTCAGGGCAAGCTGCTGCGCGAGGTCTACGCCGTGCTCGGCCGTACCGCGCTCAAGGCCGACATGGTGCGGCTTTCGGGCGCGCTCAAGCGTCCGGGCATCAAGCTCAATGTGCGCAAGGTGTACGGCGAAACCTTCGACTCGCTGCGCAACAACCTGCGCGAAGTGCAGGCGACCACGGCCGAGATCCAGTCGATGCTGCACGCCACGTTCCGCCAGCTCAACGCCGAGCAGGGCTTCACCCTGCAGGCGCCCGCCGAACCCGACCTGAGCAGCTTCGAGCAGGAGCTGAGCCAGATCGAGCAGAGCCATATCCATTACCTGGGCGTCGGCAACATGCTGAAGCTGGCGCAAGCGGATTTCTGCGACAAGCTCGTGCGCGCGCTCGCGAGCCGGCTGCGGCTGGTCAACGAGGCTGCAATGACCGAGGTCGAGCGCTGGAGCAAGGGCGCCAGCGCACAGATCGATGCGCAGCTGAAGGAGCGCCGCCGCAATTTCAGCAAGCGCATCGAGGCCATCGAGCGCATCCAGAGCGCGGCAGGCAATCTCGACGAGCGCCTGCTCGAACTTTCCGCGCAGGAGACCAGCCTGTCCGAGCTGCATGTGCGGCTGCAGGAATTCACGTCGATGATCACCCAGCAGGGAAGGCCGGCCGCCGCCATCGGCGAACTGCGTGCGGCCTGA
- the rapZ gene encoding RNase adapter RapZ, giving the protein MALDLVLITGMSGSGKSVALHALEDAGYYCVDNLPPELLTPFIALQHEQQAQRVAIAMDVRSGVSLPIVPQQLDALRQDGVSLRSLFLDATTDALLRRYSETRRRHPLSRQEGRTDAPEQERALVQAIELERELLADLRDGADVIDTSLIRPAQLQSYIKALISAPQSPLTLVFESFAFKRGVPLDADYVFDVRMLPNPHYVATLRPLTGRDAPVIEWLREHEDVARMYDDIEQFLSRWLDALARDHRSYVTVAIGCTGGQHRSVFLVEQLARAFGTRWGALKRHRELDAN; this is encoded by the coding sequence ATGGCCCTTGACCTGGTGCTCATCACCGGCATGTCGGGCTCGGGCAAGTCGGTGGCGCTGCATGCGCTGGAAGACGCGGGCTACTACTGCGTCGACAACCTGCCGCCGGAGCTGCTGACACCCTTCATCGCGCTGCAGCACGAGCAGCAGGCCCAGCGCGTGGCCATTGCCATGGACGTGCGCAGCGGCGTGTCGCTGCCGATCGTTCCGCAGCAGCTCGATGCGCTGCGGCAAGACGGCGTCTCGCTGCGGTCGCTGTTCCTCGACGCGACCACCGATGCGCTGCTGCGGCGCTATTCGGAGACCCGCCGGCGCCATCCGCTGTCGCGCCAGGAGGGGCGCACCGATGCGCCCGAACAGGAGCGCGCGCTGGTGCAGGCGATCGAACTCGAGCGCGAGCTGCTGGCCGACCTGCGCGACGGTGCCGACGTGATCGACACCAGCCTCATCCGCCCGGCCCAGCTGCAAAGCTACATCAAGGCACTGATCTCGGCGCCGCAGAGCCCGTTGACGCTGGTGTTCGAGTCGTTCGCATTCAAGCGCGGCGTGCCGCTCGACGCCGACTACGTGTTCGACGTGCGCATGCTGCCCAACCCGCACTACGTGGCCACGCTGCGCCCGCTCACGGGCCGCGATGCGCCGGTGATCGAATGGCTGCGCGAGCATGAAGACGTGGCGCGCATGTACGACGACATCGAGCAGTTTCTTTCGCGCTGGCTCGATGCGCTGGCGCGCGACCATCGCAGCTATGTGACGGTGGCCATCGGCTGCACCGGCGGCCAGCACCGCTCCGTGTTCCTGGTCGAGCAATTGGCGCGCGCCTTCGGAACGCGCTGGGGTGCCCTCAAGCGGCACCGCGAACTCGACGCGAACTAG
- the gmk gene encoding guanylate kinase, with amino-acid sequence MDYPGNIFVVAAPSGAGKSSLVKALMELDTAVQPSVSHTTRPPRGQEKHGREYFFTSPSEFEAMIAADGFVEWAHVHGHRYGTSKKAIEERIAQGADVILEIDFQGAIQIRKTFANAVMIFILPPSWEELRSRLERRGEDSAAVIELRLKNAAEEMARAGEFDFVIINELFERALFDLKAIVHAQRLRYSAQRRARADTFAALNIP; translated from the coding sequence ATGGACTATCCGGGCAACATCTTTGTCGTCGCGGCACCGAGCGGTGCCGGCAAATCGAGCCTGGTCAAGGCGCTCATGGAGCTGGACACGGCCGTCCAGCCTTCGGTTTCGCACACCACGCGGCCACCGCGCGGGCAGGAAAAGCACGGCCGGGAGTACTTTTTCACCTCGCCTTCGGAGTTCGAGGCCATGATCGCGGCCGACGGCTTCGTGGAGTGGGCCCATGTGCACGGGCACCGCTACGGCACCTCCAAGAAAGCCATCGAGGAGCGCATTGCCCAGGGGGCCGACGTCATCCTCGAGATCGATTTCCAGGGCGCGATCCAGATCCGCAAGACCTTTGCCAATGCGGTCATGATCTTCATCCTGCCGCCCAGCTGGGAAGAACTGCGCTCGCGGCTGGAACGCCGCGGCGAGGACAGCGCGGCCGTCATCGAGCTTCGCCTCAAGAATGCCGCCGAAGAGATGGCCCGGGCGGGGGAATTCGACTTCGTTATAATCAACGAGTTATTTGAGCGCGCGCTTTTCGATCTCAAGGCGATCGTCCACGCTCAGCGGCTTCGGTATTCTGCACAGCGCCGCGCACGTGCCGACACATTCGCCGCCCTGAACATCCCCTGA
- the hrcA gene encoding heat-inducible transcriptional repressor HrcA — MLDDRAKLLLKTLVERYIAEGQPVGSRTLSRAPGLDLSPATIRNVMSDLESLGLIVSPHTSAGRIPTARGYRLFVDTMLTAQREQMSAPSLAPDQPQKVIANAANLLSNLSQFVGVVMAPRRASVFKQIEFLKLSDQRLLVIIVSPDGDVQNRVIFPEADYSQSQLVEASNYINAHYAGLTIEQVRDRLQSEVEKLRGEIAALMQAAVKVSSEVLTEAQEDDVVISGERNLLSVTDFSSDMGQLRRAFELFEQKAQLMRLLDVSSKAEGVRIFIGGESQVVPFEELSIVSANYEVDGQVVGTLGVIGPTRMPYERMIQIVDITSRLVSNALSHRK; from the coding sequence ATGCTGGACGACCGTGCCAAGTTGCTCCTCAAGACGCTGGTCGAGCGTTACATCGCCGAAGGCCAGCCGGTCGGGTCGCGGACTTTGTCGCGCGCGCCCGGTCTGGACCTGTCCCCCGCGACCATCCGCAACGTGATGTCCGACCTCGAGTCGCTCGGGCTGATCGTCAGCCCGCACACCTCGGCCGGACGCATTCCCACCGCGCGCGGCTACCGGCTTTTCGTCGACACCATGCTCACCGCGCAGCGCGAACAGATGAGCGCGCCGAGCCTTGCGCCCGACCAGCCGCAGAAGGTGATCGCCAACGCGGCCAACCTGCTGTCCAACCTGTCGCAATTCGTCGGCGTCGTCATGGCGCCGCGTCGCGCCTCGGTCTTCAAGCAGATCGAGTTCCTGAAGCTCTCCGACCAGCGCTTGCTGGTGATCATCGTCTCGCCCGATGGCGACGTGCAGAACAGGGTGATCTTTCCGGAAGCCGACTATTCGCAGTCGCAGTTGGTGGAAGCATCCAACTACATCAATGCCCACTACGCAGGCCTCACGATCGAGCAGGTGCGCGACCGGCTCCAATCCGAAGTCGAGAAGCTGCGCGGCGAAATTGCCGCGCTGATGCAGGCGGCGGTCAAGGTCAGCTCCGAGGTGCTCACCGAGGCGCAGGAAGACGACGTCGTGATTTCCGGCGAGCGCAACCTGCTCTCCGTGACCGATTTTTCGAGCGACATGGGCCAGCTGCGCCGCGCGTTCGAGCTGTTCGAGCAGAAGGCGCAGCTCATGCGGCTGCTCGACGTGTCCAGCAAGGCCGAGGGCGTGCGCATCTTCATCGGCGGCGAGAGCCAGGTGGTGCCGTTCGAGGAGCTTTCCATCGTCAGCGCCAACTACGAAGTCGACGGGCAGGTGGTGGGCACGCTCGGCGTGATCGGCCCCACGCGCATGCCCTACGAGCGCATGATCCAGATCGTGGACATCACCTCGCGGCTGGTCAGCAATGCGCTGAGCCACCGCAAGTAG
- the mutY gene encoding A/G-specific adenine glycosylase, with product MSAAAPHPQESTGFAQRIVDWQRSHGRSELPWQNTRDPYRVWLSEVMLQQTQVSTVLGYFARFLERFPNVSALAAGTEDEVFGLWSGLGYYSRARNMHRCAGEVVARFGGEFPRTAAELATLPGIGRSTAAAIAAFCFGERVAILDGNVKRVLTRVLGFGGDMSSAAQERALWDQATQLLPPAEQKEAIARYTQGVMDLGATVCLPRKPSCMICPVNSACVALREGQPERYPVKTRKLKRSAQSLWVLLARDAVGRVWLEKRPAKGIWAGLHCLPVFDSREDLEAALPPAGQRHVQDLAPFVHVLTHKDLHLHPVLLGGVQPQGEGARWVPADEWRRLGLPAPVRKLLLETSPS from the coding sequence TTGTCCGCAGCGGCTCCGCATCCGCAGGAATCGACTGGTTTCGCCCAGCGCATCGTCGATTGGCAACGCAGCCACGGGCGCAGCGAACTGCCGTGGCAGAACACGCGGGATCCCTACCGCGTGTGGCTGTCGGAGGTCATGCTGCAGCAGACCCAGGTGTCCACGGTGCTCGGATACTTCGCGCGCTTTCTCGAACGCTTTCCAAACGTGTCGGCCCTGGCTGCCGGCACCGAGGACGAGGTCTTCGGGCTCTGGAGCGGCCTTGGCTACTACAGCCGCGCGCGCAACATGCATCGCTGCGCAGGCGAGGTGGTGGCCCGTTTCGGCGGCGAGTTTCCGCGCACGGCCGCAGAGCTTGCGACGCTTCCCGGGATCGGCCGTTCCACCGCCGCGGCCATCGCGGCCTTCTGCTTCGGGGAGCGGGTCGCGATTTTGGACGGCAACGTGAAGCGCGTGCTGACACGCGTGCTCGGCTTTGGCGGCGACATGTCTTCGGCCGCACAGGAGCGCGCGCTGTGGGACCAGGCCACGCAGCTGCTTCCGCCGGCCGAGCAGAAAGAAGCCATCGCGCGCTACACGCAAGGGGTCATGGACCTGGGCGCCACCGTCTGCCTGCCGCGCAAGCCGAGCTGCATGATCTGCCCGGTCAACTCGGCCTGCGTGGCGCTGCGGGAGGGCCAGCCGGAACGTTATCCCGTCAAGACCCGCAAGCTGAAGCGCAGTGCCCAGTCGCTCTGGGTGCTGCTGGCGCGGGATGCCGTAGGCCGCGTCTGGCTGGAGAAGCGGCCGGCGAAAGGCATCTGGGCGGGGCTTCACTGCCTGCCGGTGTTCGACAGCCGCGAAGACCTGGAGGCCGCGCTGCCGCCCGCTGGACAACGCCACGTGCAAGACCTCGCGCCCTTCGTGCACGTGCTCACGCACAAGGACCTGCACCTCCACCCGGTGCTGCTGGGCGGCGTGCAGCCTCAAGGCGAGGGCGCGCGCTGGGTGCCGGCGGACGAGTGGCGTCGCCTGGGGCTGCCGGCGCCCGTGCGCAAGTTGCTCCTGGAAACCAGCCCAAGTTAG
- a CDS encoding NAD kinase: MTSRFRHVALIGKYQASGARAQADARDGVMEDIGAFLESQGCQVFVEKSADGQADADALAGGRYEPLSVEEIGQRCDLGLVVGGDGTMLGIGRQLACYGIPLIGINRGRLGFITDIPLDNYQATLVPMLAGEYEEDHRSLMHAQVMRDGASVFDALAMNDVVVNRGATSGMVELRVSVGRHFVANQRADGLIIASPTGSTAYALSAGGPLLHPAVPGWVLVPIAPHTLSNRPVLLPDADEIVIELVSGRDASANFDMQSLASLAIGDRVVVRRSDFRVRFLHPRGWSYFDTLRKKLHWNEGGS; encoded by the coding sequence ATGACTTCCCGCTTCCGCCACGTTGCACTGATCGGCAAATACCAGGCTTCAGGCGCCCGGGCGCAGGCAGACGCGCGCGACGGCGTGATGGAAGATATCGGTGCGTTCCTGGAATCCCAAGGTTGCCAGGTGTTCGTCGAAAAATCGGCGGATGGCCAGGCCGATGCCGACGCCCTCGCCGGCGGCCGCTACGAACCGCTGAGTGTGGAGGAAATCGGCCAACGATGCGACCTCGGCCTGGTGGTGGGGGGCGACGGCACCATGCTGGGCATCGGCCGGCAGCTCGCGTGCTACGGCATTCCGCTGATCGGCATCAACCGCGGCCGCCTCGGCTTCATCACCGACATTCCTCTCGACAACTACCAGGCCACGCTGGTGCCGATGCTGGCCGGCGAATACGAAGAAGACCACCGCAGCCTCATGCATGCGCAGGTCATGCGCGACGGCGCCTCGGTGTTCGATGCGCTCGCAATGAACGACGTGGTGGTGAACCGCGGCGCCACCTCGGGCATGGTCGAGCTGCGCGTCTCGGTGGGCCGGCATTTCGTGGCCAACCAGCGCGCGGACGGCCTGATCATCGCTTCGCCGACCGGCTCCACGGCCTACGCGCTGTCGGCCGGCGGGCCGCTGCTGCACCCCGCGGTGCCCGGCTGGGTGCTGGTGCCGATTGCACCGCACACGCTGTCGAACCGCCCCGTGCTGCTGCCCGACGCGGACGAGATCGTGATCGAACTCGTGTCGGGGCGCGATGCCAGCGCCAATTTCGACATGCAGTCGCTGGCGTCGCTGGCCATCGGCGATCGCGTGGTGGTGCGGCGCTCGGACTTCCGGGTGCGCTTCCTGCACCCGCGCGGTTGGAGCTATTTCGACACGCTGCGCAAGAAACTTCACTGGAACGAAGGGGGCTCCTGA